The sequence CATGAAAATAAGGCAGAATGTGAAAAGAACGAAGATAAAAATTGTATGAAGAAAACACATGGAAATAAGGCAGAAGATGAAAAGAAcgaagatatattattaatgtcCCCTACAAAAGGAAACAACTTATGGACAAGATTAAAAAAAGGTTTTTCAAGAGGTATGTgtatgaattttttattaaatgataataacgAGAAAAAACTTTCTACGTTGTATGTAACAAATATGTTGAAAAACCAATTGAATTCTTATTATGGTTCAAAAAAttcaaatgataaaaaattgGAAAAATCAGATAATGAAGGAggagaagaaaaatatgataattcaAATAAGGAACAGAACATGATATATAATTGGAAAATAGGAAAAGAAtgttttatgaaaaaattagaTAGTGTACATAATTTTGAAATGAATGGtgttaattattatgattttaatttaatatcaaTTCCAACTATTGGTTATTCTAAAAGTAGTAAAAGACTTCAGTTAATGTATAAAACAGATGTAATATATGGGGAAAATGAGAATgacaaaaataatttaaaaaaaaaaaaattatttttgaaaaaagtTCCTGCAAATTTATGGAttgaacaatataaattaatgaaAGAATATGATGGAGAATATGTATATAGTGGGGAAAATTATGTAATGGAATTTTTAGTTTTATCTTTTCTTGATACATATCACCCTAATATATGTCCTAAgttgtataaaatattatatgagcctccaaataaagaatatattaaagatgaaaataagaaatttCAGAATATAGAtgattttgtaaaatatatggaAGATATTATAGAACATAACAAAAGGAACAAtgcaaataataatgttgataataataataatatacataaccATAAGAATAACATAAATTACTGTATTACTAATAGTGATAATAaacatgataataataacaatgataACAATTCTGATAATAACTGTGGATATGTTGTAATGGTATCCGAATATTACGGTGAAgatatatttgattttattataaaacgaaggaaaaatatatttttaaaaatccGAAGAAAAGATAAAATCAATATTCTTCATGCTTGTTTAAAGTTATTAGCAAGATTACATGATGCTGGATTATGTCATCTTGATTTAACAcctgataatatattaatatcaaAAAGTATGGATTTACGTTTATGTGATTTTGCGAAAAGCACTCCAATGTATAGCAATAAACTAAGACATTTAAAAGAATCTGAAGATTCGTATAAATTTGAGTCTTATGAAACGCATGTAGCAAAAAGTGCATATACACCACCTGAGTGTTGGGAAATATATTGGAGATATtatgaattaaaaattaaagaacccttggaatatttaaaattaattacaAACCAAGAAGAAAGGaaacaattttattttgacGTTGCTTGTGCTGACAAATTTATGTTAGGGGTTCTATTCATATGGATCTGGACTAGTGGTAATTTATGGGTTTGTTCAGATCCTTTACAAGATGATTATTTTCATTGTCTTATGAAATCAGATatgaattttaataatttcccGTGTTCACAAAATTGGCCTCATGGCCTTAAGCACATCATAAAGGTAATAAGAAAAAGagggaaaaaattatatacatatataaatatattacacatatatatatatatatatatatatatatatatttatttatttattattatttttttttatagcaATTGTTACACATGAAATACAGAAAAGATttgaatttaaatattttaggCATTCATCCGTGGTGgtacaaaaaaaagtaattttgttcctttttttttttgttttttttgtgcatacataatattatatttatagtacatataatatatatatatatataaattattatatacatattcatattttacaatttattaattaaattatttgaatttaattttattatatatcataaaatttgGGTATGATTAttaaatttgtttatttattttttatttattttttatttattttttatttattttttatttattttttatttattttatattttttttttcaacatcgttaaaaatttattatatattcattatatatttatattctttgtAATGTATAATTAAGACATGATatgtttgtttatattattttattttattttattttttcatttgttactttattgataataataaataatataggattcattaaaatataacctaactatattaaaaaaaaaaaaaaaaaattatatatatatatataattatataaattaatataataatattttattttatacgtattaacaataatattaaattataaaaaatatattaatatatatatattatatatatatatatatataatattgttgtagttcctcttttttatttattccatgagaaaataatatatatatatatatattatatatatttttggggtaaataatttttttttttttttttttttatattatttatacatatggcatataaaaaaaaaaaaaaaaaaaagcttattatatattaacatttacatgtattttaattcttttttattatcgta is a genomic window of Plasmodium falciparum 3D7 genome assembly, chromosome: 7 containing:
- a CDS encoding serine/threonine protein kinase, FIKK family, with the translated sequence MYYSVNEWKINKFIHSIFPKKSILIIFLILYLRNLTKRKYNILRGLLEFEQILGRCPEHKAKKGHKKMKFRKSKNEKKNEQQDDLLKNKEDDLLKNKEGDLLKNKEGDLLKNKGDLLKNEEGDLLKNEEGDLLKNKGDLIKNKEGDLLKSKEGDLIKNKEGDLIKNKEGDLLKSKEGDLIKNKEGDLLKSKEGDLIKNKEGDLIKNKEDVLLNKGYNILQNKNDNLLQNEYYNLLQNEQDDNQLKGNTLITTKKEDKGCMKKTHENKAECEKNEDKNCMKKTHENKAECEKNEDKNCMKKTHGNKAEDEKNEDILLMSPTKGNNLWTRLKKGFSRGMCMNFLLNDNNEKKLSTLYVTNMLKNQLNSYYGSKNSNDKKLEKSDNEGGEEKYDNSNKEQNMIYNWKIGKECFMKKLDSVHNFEMNGVNYYDFNLISIPTIGYSKSSKRLQLMYKTDVIYGENENDKNNLKKKKLFLKKVPANLWIEQYKLMKEYDGEYVYSGENYVMEFLVLSFLDTYHPNICPKLYKILYEPPNKEYIKDENKKFQNIDDFVKYMEDIIEHNKRNNANNNVDNNNNIHNHKNNINYCITNSDNKHDNNNNDNNSDNNCGYVVMVSEYYGEDIFDFIIKRRKNIFLKIRRKDKINILHACLKLLARLHDAGLCHLDLTPDNILISKSMDLRLCDFAKSTPMYSNKLRHLKESEDSYKFESYETHVAKSAYTPPECWEIYWRYYELKIKEPLEYLKLITNQEERKQFYFDVACADKFMLGVLFIWIWTSGNLWVCSDPLQDDYFHCLMKSDMNFNNFPCSQNWPHGLKHIIKQLLHMKYRKDLNLNILGIHPWWYKKK